One segment of Tamandua tetradactyla isolate mTamTet1 chromosome 13, mTamTet1.pri, whole genome shotgun sequence DNA contains the following:
- the SYCE1 gene encoding synaptonemal complex central element protein 1 codes for MAEMAGRSGPSSAEPTGAVDSVEPAGGQAKSSRKIEDLMEMVKKLQKVGSLEPRIEVLINRINEVQQAKKKASEELGEARALWEALQKELDSSIGEKVRLEEILNKKQETLRILRLHCQEKECESQRKHTMLEDCKERISALDSQIAEEKNKQRQLRLDFEEQLEELMRQHKDLSEFHSPERLAQEISTLDGSKEQLLKEEKLVQAKLEDVKLRLHALCGAEGPTTITEGIFLRSQEATAAMQLFEEENRKAELLLEVAQQRYQQLQQKRQQLQEKHQRLKEELEKYGVQVPAQAQSAQEEGSCLGEVVPCLLQGKPRLLGVREEEEPLLSTKEGLPN; via the exons ATGGCGGAAATGGCGGGAAGGTCGGGGCCTTCGAGCGCGGAGCCCACAGGAGCCGTGGACAGCGTGGAGCCAGCTGGAG ggcaggccaagtcctcaaggaaaattgaagacttGATGGAAATGGTGAAAAAACTACAGAAAG TGGGAAGCCTGGAGCCTCGGATTGAGGTCCTGATTAACCGTATTAATGAAGTTCAACAAG CAAAAAAGAAAGCCAGTGAAGAGCTGGGAGAGGCCCGTGCCCTCTGGGAAGCCCTGCAGAAAGAACTGGATTCAT CAATTGGAGAGAAGGTACGCCTGGAGGAGATCTTGAACAAAAAGCAAG AGACACTCAGGATCCTCCGGCTACACTGCCAGGAAAAAGAATGTGAGTCACAGAG GAAGCACACCATGTTGGAGGACTGCAAGGAGCGAATTTCTGCCCTGGACTCCCAGATTGCAGAGGAGAAGAATAAACAGAGGCAGCTGAG GTTGGATTTTGAGGAACAGCTGGAGGAGCTGATGCGCCAGCACAAGGACCTTTCAGAATTTCAC AGTCCTGAGCGGCTGGCGCAGGAGATCAGCACCCTGGATGGCAGCAAGGAGCAGCTGCTCAAGGAAG AGAAGCTGGTGCAGGCGAAGCTGGAAGACGTGAAGCTTCGGCTGCATGCCCTGTGCGGGGCTGAGGGCCCCACCACCATCACTGAGGGCATCTTTCTCCGCAGCCAGGAGGCCACTGCTGCCAT GCAGCTGTTTGAGGAGGAGAACCGGAAGGCCGAGTTACTCCTAGAGGTTGCCCAGCAGCGCTACCAGCAGCTGCAGCAGAAACGCCAGCAGCTGCAGGAAAAGCACCAGAG GCTGAAAGAGGAGCTTGAGAAATATGGAGTTCAGGTCCCTGCCCAAGCACAGAGTGCCCAAGAGGAAGGGTCCTGCCTGGGAGAAGTG GTGCCATGCCTCCTGCAGGGCAAACCCAGGCTCCTTGGAGTCAGAGAGGAGGAAGAACCACTGCTGTCCACCAAAGAGGGCCTGCCCAACTAG